GGCGGATTCTGTTTCTGTGACGCGCGCTCTAAGTCTGCTTTCAATTCCTTTTTTGCTTCAGCCGCCTTAGAACGTGTCTTCAAATGTATTTGTGTCGGGTCAGGGGGCGTGACATGAGGTTGATCATGGCGATGTAGATCATGGCCTCGCTGGTTTCGGTGTTGCGTTCGTAGTCGCGGGCGTGGCGGCGGTAGCGGACGAGCCA
The genomic region above belongs to Pirellulales bacterium and contains:
- a CDS encoding IS5/IS1182 family transposase, which produces WLVRYRRHARDYERNTETSEAMIYIAMINLMSRPLTRHKYI